From the Streptomyces sp. KMM 9044 genome, one window contains:
- a CDS encoding DEAD/DEAH box helicase — protein sequence MSEAAVTADRHTAGTRTGAGDPATGAVTAEVISGISVGLAAVFLSSALPRDGRVAFYDPGGPGPAEAAPAGPEPAGPVAGGVGGPRSDESVPEPSAPALRTRLTVVRPHGDGVRQRTVGALSLSLDEALPLLVRARHAPAAHPATACWGAAALHALRLTARGRLLPGLTATGHDAWRAGPLEPDDVAHLRAVAAAMPFEGHAVALPGPGPLRLPQPEALVRAFLDAVADTLPRTPAAPYASGLPFAARTAQRLPGAHDWAAEVAAGMDAGVRVSLRLDLSAYDLFDGSGEGAGGTGARGAGAAVVQVHSLADPTLVADAAALWAGTADSAFGPRARVDAALAVRRAARVWPPLDRLSAQDVPDVLPLSEDELNDLLGVAATRLAAAGVAVHWPRDLAQDLTATAVVRPAPGSATDGSGFFESEDLLRFGWRIALGGDPLTEAEMDALAEAHRPVVRLRDQWVLVDPALVRKARKRELGLLDPVDALSVALTGTAEADGESVEAVPVGALAVLRDRLTAGVRPAEPPPGLDATLRDYQLRGLGWLDLMTSLGLGGCLADDMGLGKTVTLIALHLKRDRAEPTLVVCPASLLGNWQREIARFAPGVPVRRFHGPDRTLDGLTGGFVLTTYGTMRSAAPTLAAQRWGMVVADEAQHVKNPHSATAKALRTIPTPARVALTGTPVENNLSELWALLDWTTPGLLGPLTSFRARHARAVEAGEDEEAAERLSRLVRPFLLRRKKSDPGIVPELPPKTETDHPVPLTREQAALYEAVVRESMLAIETAQGMGRRGLVLKLLTALKQICDHPALYLKDEHARPGHTRAGGDRLVARSGKLALLDELLDTVLAEDGSALVFTQYVGMARLITAHLTERAVPVELLHGGTPVPGREHMVDRFQSGATPVLVLSLKAAGTGLNLTRAGHVVHFDRWWNPAVEEQATDRAYRIGQTQPVQVHRLITEGTIEDRIAGMLEAKRALADAILGSGESALTELTDRELSDLVSLRRAS from the coding sequence ATGAGCGAGGCGGCCGTGACGGCCGACCGGCACACGGCAGGGACGCGCACGGGCGCGGGGGACCCGGCGACCGGGGCCGTCACCGCCGAAGTGATCTCCGGGATTTCCGTCGGTCTCGCCGCCGTCTTCCTGTCGTCGGCCCTGCCGCGCGACGGACGCGTCGCCTTCTACGACCCCGGTGGGCCCGGCCCCGCCGAAGCCGCGCCTGCCGGGCCGGAGCCTGCCGGGCCGGTCGCGGGCGGCGTCGGTGGTCCGCGGTCCGACGAATCCGTACCCGAGCCGTCGGCACCTGCTCTGCGTACGCGGCTCACCGTCGTCCGCCCGCACGGCGACGGGGTCCGGCAGCGGACGGTCGGCGCGCTCTCCCTCTCCCTCGACGAGGCCCTGCCCCTGCTGGTCCGCGCCCGGCACGCCCCCGCGGCGCACCCCGCCACCGCCTGCTGGGGCGCCGCCGCCCTGCACGCCCTGCGGCTCACGGCACGCGGCCGGCTGCTGCCCGGCCTGACGGCCACCGGCCACGACGCCTGGCGGGCCGGCCCTCTCGAACCGGACGACGTGGCACACCTGCGCGCGGTGGCCGCGGCCATGCCCTTCGAGGGCCACGCCGTCGCGCTGCCCGGCCCCGGCCCGCTCCGGCTGCCGCAGCCGGAAGCCCTGGTCCGCGCCTTCCTGGACGCGGTCGCGGACACCCTTCCCCGCACCCCGGCCGCGCCGTACGCCTCGGGGCTGCCGTTCGCCGCCCGCACGGCCCAGCGGCTGCCCGGCGCCCACGACTGGGCCGCCGAGGTCGCCGCCGGCATGGACGCCGGGGTGCGTGTCTCGCTCCGCCTCGACCTCTCCGCGTACGACCTGTTCGACGGCTCGGGCGAGGGTGCGGGGGGCACCGGCGCGCGCGGTGCGGGCGCGGCGGTCGTCCAGGTGCACAGCCTCGCCGACCCCACCCTCGTCGCCGACGCGGCAGCCCTGTGGGCGGGGACGGCGGACAGCGCGTTCGGCCCCCGCGCGCGCGTGGACGCGGCCCTCGCCGTCCGCCGGGCCGCCCGCGTCTGGCCCCCGCTGGACCGGCTCTCCGCCCAGGACGTCCCCGACGTACTGCCCCTGTCCGAGGACGAACTGAACGACCTGCTCGGCGTCGCCGCCACCCGCCTTGCCGCGGCCGGCGTCGCCGTGCACTGGCCGAGAGACCTGGCCCAGGACCTGACCGCGACGGCGGTGGTCCGGCCGGCCCCCGGATCGGCGACCGACGGGAGCGGCTTCTTCGAGAGCGAGGACCTGCTGCGGTTCGGCTGGCGGATCGCGCTCGGCGGCGACCCGCTCACCGAGGCCGAGATGGACGCCCTGGCCGAGGCCCACCGCCCCGTCGTCCGGCTGCGCGACCAGTGGGTGCTGGTCGACCCCGCCCTCGTCCGCAAGGCCCGCAAACGGGAGCTGGGCCTGCTCGATCCCGTCGACGCGCTGTCGGTCGCCCTCACCGGTACCGCGGAGGCCGACGGCGAGAGCGTCGAGGCGGTCCCCGTCGGCGCCCTCGCCGTTCTCCGGGACCGCCTCACCGCGGGCGTCCGGCCGGCCGAGCCGCCCCCCGGACTCGACGCCACCCTGCGCGACTACCAGCTGCGGGGCCTGGGCTGGCTCGACCTCATGACCTCCCTCGGCCTCGGCGGCTGCCTCGCCGACGACATGGGCCTCGGCAAGACGGTCACCCTCATCGCGCTGCATCTGAAACGGGACCGCGCCGAACCGACCCTGGTCGTCTGCCCCGCCTCGCTGCTCGGCAACTGGCAGCGGGAGATCGCCCGGTTCGCCCCCGGCGTCCCCGTACGCCGCTTCCACGGCCCGGACCGGACCCTGGACGGCCTGACCGGCGGCTTCGTCCTCACCACCTACGGCACCATGCGCTCGGCCGCCCCGACACTGGCCGCACAGCGGTGGGGCATGGTCGTCGCCGACGAGGCGCAGCACGTCAAGAACCCGCACTCGGCCACGGCGAAGGCCCTGCGCACCATCCCGACCCCCGCACGCGTGGCCCTCACCGGCACCCCCGTCGAGAACAACCTCTCCGAGCTGTGGGCCCTCCTCGACTGGACGACCCCCGGACTCCTCGGCCCCCTCACGTCCTTCCGCGCCCGGCACGCCCGCGCGGTGGAGGCCGGCGAGGACGAGGAGGCCGCCGAGCGCCTCTCCCGCCTGGTGCGGCCCTTCCTCCTGCGGCGCAAGAAGTCCGACCCCGGCATCGTCCCGGAGCTGCCGCCCAAGACGGAGACGGACCATCCCGTCCCGCTCACCCGTGAACAGGCCGCGCTCTACGAGGCGGTGGTGCGTGAGTCGATGCTCGCCATCGAGACCGCCCAGGGCATGGGCCGCCGGGGCCTGGTGCTGAAACTGCTGACCGCGCTCAAACAGATCTGCGACCACCCGGCGCTCTACCTCAAGGACGAGCACGCCCGGCCCGGCCACACACGGGCCGGCGGCGACCGCCTCGTGGCCCGCTCCGGCAAACTCGCCCTGCTGGACGAGCTCCTCGACACCGTGCTCGCCGAGGACGGATCGGCCCTGGTCTTCACGCAGTACGTCGGCATGGCTCGGCTGATCACCGCACATCTGACCGAGCGCGCGGTGCCGGTCGAGCTCCTCCACGGCGGTACGCCGGTACCGGGGCGGGAGCACATGGTGGACCGCTTCCAGAGCGGTGCGACGCCCGTCCTGGTCCTGTCCCTGAAGGCGGCCGGCACCGGCCTGAACCTCACCCGCGCGGGCCATGTCGTCCACTTCGACCGCTGGTGGAACCCGGCGGTCGAGGAGCAGGCCACCGACCGCGCCTACCGCATCGGCCAGACCCAGCCGGTCCAGGTCCACCGCCTGATCACCGAGGGCACGATCGAGGACCGCATCGCCGGGATGCTCGAGGCCAAGCGGGCCCTCGCCGACGCGATCCTCGGCTCCGGCGAGTCCGCCCTCACGGAACTGACCGACCGCGAGCTGTCCGACCTGGTCTCCCTGCGGAGGGCGTCATGA
- a CDS encoding Gfo/Idh/MocA family protein, producing the protein MRIGVIGTGRIGTIHAHTLSRHRDVGSLILTDADPARAQALAHRLGETAAPGVDEIYTWGVDALVITTATSAHAELIGRAARSGLPVFCEKPIALDLAGTLQAVAEVEAAGTVLQMGFQRRFDPGYTGAREAVRSGRLGRLHTVRAMSSDPEPPPAGYLPQSGGLYRDTLIHDFDIVRWVTGREIVDVYAAGSDAGPAMFREADDVDTGAALLTLEDGTLAVLTATRMNGAGYDVRMELAGERDQIVVGLDDRTPIASTEPTGPPAADKPWTGFLERFGPAYEAELNGFVEVVRGERANPCDGREALQALRVAEACELSRRERRPVRLMEIAGRTASAYG; encoded by the coding sequence ATGCGCATCGGGGTCATCGGTACGGGCCGTATCGGCACCATTCACGCCCACACACTCAGCAGGCATCGCGACGTGGGATCCCTGATCCTCACGGACGCCGACCCGGCTCGGGCACAGGCTCTCGCACACCGGCTGGGTGAGACGGCGGCGCCCGGGGTGGACGAGATCTACACCTGGGGGGTGGACGCCCTGGTGATCACCACGGCCACGTCCGCCCACGCCGAACTCATCGGCCGGGCAGCCCGCTCCGGGCTGCCGGTGTTCTGCGAGAAGCCCATCGCCCTCGACCTCGCGGGCACGTTGCAGGCGGTCGCGGAGGTGGAGGCGGCCGGGACGGTCCTGCAGATGGGCTTCCAGCGCCGGTTCGACCCCGGCTACACGGGCGCGCGTGAGGCGGTGCGTTCGGGCCGGCTCGGCCGGCTGCACACCGTACGGGCGATGAGCAGTGACCCGGAGCCGCCGCCGGCCGGGTATCTGCCGCAGTCCGGCGGGCTGTACCGGGACACGCTGATCCACGACTTCGACATCGTGCGCTGGGTGACCGGCCGGGAGATCGTGGACGTCTATGCCGCCGGGTCCGACGCGGGTCCCGCGATGTTCCGCGAGGCGGACGACGTGGACACCGGCGCGGCGCTCCTCACCCTCGAGGACGGCACGCTCGCCGTCCTCACCGCGACGCGGATGAACGGCGCGGGCTACGACGTGCGCATGGAGCTCGCCGGGGAGCGGGACCAGATCGTGGTCGGCCTGGACGACCGCACTCCGATCGCGTCCACCGAACCGACCGGGCCGCCGGCCGCGGACAAGCCGTGGACGGGCTTCCTGGAACGTTTCGGGCCCGCGTACGAGGCGGAACTGAACGGGTTCGTCGAGGTGGTGCGGGGCGAGCGGGCCAATCCCTGCGACGGACGCGAGGCCCTCCAGGCACTGCGCGTCGCAGAGGCGTGCGAGCTGTCCCGGCGGGAGCGCAGACCGGTGCGGCTGATGGAGATCGCGGGCAGGACGGCGTCTGCCTACGGGTGA
- a CDS encoding serine/threonine-protein kinase yields MHHQDTASSDADHERLVAGRYRLLSGLGEGGMGTVWRARDEVLHREVAVKEVRAPAGLPAEKVERMYTRLEREAWAAARVTARNVVTVHDVVTDGGRPWIVMELVRGRSLADLLKSQGTLAPREAARIGAEVLSALHAAHAAGVLHRDVKPANVLLDDDGRVILSDFGIAVVQGNTALTMTGEVVGSPEYLAPEQALGRALGPATDLWSLGVLLYTAVQGRSPFRQANALSTLRAVVDEEPSLPHRAGPLAPVIEGLLRKDPAERFSAERTAQELRLIATGGTSGADTTETDTVDALTVDAPTADTTVGVPTADPRTVGVPTVDTTVGVPTADPRTVGVPTVDTTVGVPTADPRTVGVPTVDTTVGVPTADPRTVGVPTADPRTVDPRTVDPRTVDVPTIGAPADGARLPLQPSPEDDAATTTTDTPVAPVQTSPDTSPAATADALPAARPSSPHDTAVVAARTSPDRTPPAPPLVPSQVSSSHSSPTAPATVAAEAPEPVPPRRGRRKGYLLVAVAVVSALLLGGLGYALASREDGDGADADAPGSNVISPAQGKPDGSSAAGDGESDASVQQSVSVAVTGTNTTYSGSCPPPQEQAPAFTATFTVTELPVRFTYRWVSSEGSVVDRTWRTLTFPEGGPRTHRETVRVATYAQAGTLASAMGVEIRSSQQTVSDTVPFSLNCE; encoded by the coding sequence ATGCACCACCAGGACACAGCGTCCTCGGACGCGGACCACGAGCGGCTGGTCGCCGGCCGCTACCGTTTGCTGTCCGGCCTGGGGGAGGGCGGCATGGGAACGGTGTGGCGCGCTCGTGACGAGGTGCTGCACCGCGAGGTCGCGGTCAAGGAGGTACGCGCACCCGCCGGGCTGCCCGCGGAGAAGGTCGAGCGCATGTACACCCGGCTGGAGCGCGAGGCGTGGGCCGCGGCCCGTGTCACCGCCCGCAATGTCGTCACCGTCCACGACGTGGTCACCGACGGTGGCCGTCCCTGGATCGTGATGGAACTCGTCCGCGGCCGGTCGCTCGCCGACCTCCTCAAGTCCCAGGGGACGCTGGCTCCTCGGGAGGCCGCACGGATCGGCGCCGAGGTCCTGTCCGCGCTGCACGCCGCACACGCCGCCGGAGTGCTGCACCGCGACGTGAAACCCGCCAACGTCCTGCTCGACGACGACGGCAGAGTGATCCTCAGCGACTTCGGCATCGCCGTGGTCCAGGGCAACACCGCTCTGACGATGACGGGCGAGGTCGTCGGCTCACCCGAATACCTCGCACCGGAGCAGGCGTTGGGGCGTGCTCTGGGTCCGGCGACGGACCTGTGGTCCCTCGGCGTGCTGCTCTACACCGCCGTCCAGGGCCGGTCACCCTTCCGGCAGGCCAATGCCCTGAGCACACTGCGCGCCGTCGTCGACGAGGAGCCGTCCCTCCCGCACCGTGCCGGGCCACTGGCCCCCGTCATCGAAGGACTCCTGCGCAAGGATCCCGCCGAACGCTTCTCCGCCGAACGGACGGCGCAGGAACTGCGGCTCATAGCCACGGGGGGCACGTCCGGTGCGGACACCACGGAGACGGACACGGTCGACGCACTGACCGTCGACGCGCCGACTGCCGACACCACCGTCGGCGTGCCGACTGCCGACCCGCGCACCGTCGGCGTGCCGACTGTCGACACCACCGTCGGCGTGCCGACTGCCGACCCGCGCACCGTCGGCGTGCCGACTGTCGACACCACCGTCGGCGTGCCGACTGCCGACCCACGCACCGTCGGCGTGCCGACTGTCGACACCACCGTCGGCGTGCCGACTGCCGACCCACGGACTGTCGGCGTGCCGACTGCCGACCCACGGACTGTCGACCCGCGAACGGTCGACCCGCGGACCGTCGACGTGCCGACCATCGGCGCGCCGGCCGACGGCGCACGGCTTCCGCTGCAGCCCTCGCCGGAGGACGACGCCGCGACGACCACCACCGACACACCGGTGGCTCCCGTGCAGACCTCGCCCGACACCTCTCCGGCAGCCACGGCCGACGCACTCCCCGCCGCCCGCCCCTCGTCCCCCCACGACACCGCGGTGGTCGCGGCCCGGACCTCCCCCGACCGGACACCCCCGGCGCCGCCCCTCGTGCCCTCGCAGGTTTCGTCGTCGCACTCCTCCCCAACGGCTCCGGCAACGGTCGCCGCCGAGGCGCCGGAGCCCGTCCCGCCACGCCGCGGCCGGCGTAAGGGATACCTGCTGGTGGCGGTGGCGGTCGTCTCCGCCCTGCTCCTCGGAGGACTGGGTTACGCCCTCGCGAGCAGGGAGGACGGGGACGGTGCGGACGCCGACGCCCCGGGCTCGAACGTGATTTCCCCCGCCCAGGGGAAGCCGGACGGTTCCTCCGCCGCAGGAGACGGGGAATCGGACGCCTCCGTGCAGCAGTCGGTGTCGGTGGCGGTCACGGGTACGAACACGACGTACTCGGGAAGCTGCCCGCCACCGCAGGAACAGGCCCCCGCGTTCACGGCCACCTTTACCGTGACGGAGCTGCCCGTGCGGTTCACCTATCGCTGGGTGTCGTCGGAAGGGTCTGTGGTCGACAGGACCTGGCGGACGCTGACGTTCCCGGAAGGCGGCCCCCGCACCCACCGGGAGACGGTGCGCGTGGCGACGTACGCGCAGGCGGGGACGCTCGCGAGTGCGATGGGCGTGGAAATCCGGTCGTCGCAGCAGACGGTGTCCGACACGGTGCCGTTCTCGCTGAACTGCGAGTGA
- a CDS encoding ROK family glucokinase, whose protein sequence is MSTYRDLTLPRALSSARAGAAPIGSRRAPVLRTVGTRERRSHLTAPRVPTVGIDIGGTKVMAGVVDADGNILERLRTETPDKSKSPKVVEDTIVELVLDLSDRHDVHAVGIGAAGWVDADRNRVLFAPHLSWRNEPLRDRLAGRLAVPVLVDNDANSAAWAEWRFGAGRGEDHLVMITLGTGIGGAILQDGQVQRGKYGVAGEFGHMQVVPGGHRCPCGNRGCWEQYSSGNALVREARELAAADSPVAYGIVEHVKGNIAEISGPMITDLAREGDAMCIELLQDIGQWLGVGIANLAAALDPSCFVIGGGVSAADDLLIGPAREAFKRQLTGRGYRPEAHIVRAQLGPEAGMVGAADLARLVARRFRRAKRRRVERYERYERYTEAGRATQETP, encoded by the coding sequence ATGAGCACCTACCGCGACCTCACACTCCCCAGGGCGCTGAGTTCCGCCCGGGCGGGCGCCGCCCCGATCGGCTCCCGCCGTGCTCCCGTGCTCCGCACGGTCGGCACCCGGGAACGCCGCTCGCACCTGACGGCACCGCGCGTGCCGACCGTCGGCATCGACATCGGTGGCACGAAAGTGATGGCGGGCGTCGTCGACGCCGACGGCAACATCCTGGAGCGGCTCCGCACGGAGACCCCGGACAAGTCCAAGAGCCCGAAAGTCGTCGAGGACACCATCGTCGAACTGGTGCTTGACCTGTCCGACCGGCACGACGTGCACGCGGTCGGCATCGGCGCGGCCGGCTGGGTCGACGCCGACCGCAACCGCGTGCTGTTCGCCCCCCACCTCTCGTGGCGCAACGAGCCGCTGCGCGACCGTCTCGCCGGCCGTCTCGCCGTCCCCGTCCTGGTCGACAACGACGCCAACTCCGCCGCCTGGGCCGAGTGGCGCTTCGGCGCGGGACGCGGCGAGGACCACCTCGTCATGATCACGCTGGGCACCGGCATCGGCGGCGCGATCCTCCAGGACGGCCAGGTCCAGCGCGGCAAGTACGGAGTCGCCGGCGAGTTCGGCCACATGCAGGTCGTCCCCGGCGGCCACCGCTGCCCCTGCGGCAACCGCGGCTGCTGGGAGCAGTACAGCTCCGGCAACGCACTGGTCCGCGAGGCGCGCGAGCTGGCCGCCGCCGACTCGCCGGTCGCCTACGGGATCGTCGAGCACGTCAAGGGCAACATCGCCGAGATCAGCGGCCCGATGATCACCGATCTGGCCCGCGAGGGCGACGCCATGTGCATCGAGCTCCTCCAGGACATCGGCCAGTGGCTCGGCGTCGGCATTGCCAACCTCGCCGCCGCCCTCGACCCCTCCTGCTTCGTCATCGGCGGCGGGGTCTCGGCCGCCGACGACCTGCTGATCGGCCCCGCGCGGGAGGCGTTCAAACGGCAGCTCACCGGCCGCGGCTACCGCCCCGAGGCCCACATCGTCCGTGCTCAGCTCGGTCCCGAGGCGGGCATGGTCGGCGCCGCCGACCTCGCCCGCCTGGTCGCCCGCCGCTTCCGCCGTGCCAAGCGCCGCAGGGTCGAGCGGTACGAGCGGTACGAGCGGTACACGGAGGCCGGCCGAGCCACCCAGGAGACGCCGTGA
- a CDS encoding sugar kinase, with the protein MTSDASHQSDRSGGPRPPEGRGHMIRRRALTLLIIVLLIGVPAGYLMISANQSRASGKDKEARYSANGLTQGWPSKVQRRLYQVPVPHPAWWVATYETNNWKTSRLYVEFETTDAGLSAFLTGMGVQQDDLEPDSITIGERDREVTGWKFDRPGIWSGLVNEQENPAPTHDVVVNEGKPGFPRVYVVSRTVP; encoded by the coding sequence GTGACGAGCGACGCCTCCCACCAGTCCGACCGTTCCGGCGGACCCCGGCCGCCCGAGGGCCGCGGGCACATGATCCGCCGCAGGGCGCTCACCCTCCTGATCATCGTGCTGCTCATCGGCGTTCCCGCCGGATACCTGATGATCTCCGCGAACCAGAGCCGGGCCAGCGGCAAGGACAAGGAGGCCAGGTACTCGGCGAACGGCCTGACCCAGGGCTGGCCGTCGAAGGTGCAGCGCCGCCTCTACCAGGTGCCGGTCCCGCACCCCGCCTGGTGGGTGGCCACCTACGAGACGAACAACTGGAAGACCAGCCGCCTGTACGTCGAGTTCGAGACCACCGACGCCGGCCTGAGCGCCTTCCTCACCGGCATGGGCGTCCAGCAGGACGACCTGGAGCCGGACAGCATCACCATCGGCGAACGCGACCGGGAGGTCACCGGCTGGAAGTTCGACCGTCCCGGCATCTGGTCCGGCCTCGTCAACGAACAGGAGAACCCCGCGCCCACGCACGATGTCGTCGTCAACGAGGGCAAGCCGGGCTTCCCCAGGGTGTACGTCGTCTCCCGTACGGTTCCCTGA
- a CDS encoding GntR family transcriptional regulator, with amino-acid sequence MDPTVQLELSVDRGSPVPLYFQLSRQLEAAIEHGRLTPGSLLGNEIELAGRLGLSRPTVRQAIQSLVDKGLLVRRRGVGTQVVHSQVKRPLELSSLYDDLEAAGHRPATKVLVNTVVPAPPEVAAALGVAEAGEVHRIERLRLAHGEPMAYLGNYLPPGLLDLDTRQLEATGLYRLMRAAGITLHSARQTIGARAAGATEAERLGEERGAPLLTMQRVTFDDTGRAVEFGTHTYRPDRYSFEFQLLVRS; translated from the coding sequence GTGGACCCGACCGTACAGCTGGAGCTGAGCGTGGACCGCGGCTCCCCCGTACCGCTGTACTTCCAGCTGTCCCGACAACTGGAGGCCGCCATCGAGCACGGCAGGCTGACCCCCGGGAGCCTGCTGGGCAACGAGATCGAGCTGGCCGGGCGCCTCGGCCTGTCCCGGCCCACCGTCCGCCAGGCCATCCAGTCCCTCGTCGACAAGGGCCTGCTCGTACGGCGGCGCGGAGTCGGCACCCAGGTGGTGCACAGCCAGGTCAAGCGGCCCCTGGAACTCAGCAGCCTCTACGACGACCTCGAGGCGGCCGGCCATCGCCCCGCCACGAAAGTCCTGGTCAACACGGTCGTCCCGGCGCCTCCCGAGGTCGCCGCGGCCCTCGGGGTGGCCGAGGCGGGCGAGGTGCACCGCATCGAGCGGCTACGGCTCGCGCACGGGGAGCCGATGGCGTACCTGGGCAACTACCTGCCCCCGGGGCTGCTGGATCTGGACACCCGGCAGCTGGAGGCCACCGGCCTGTACCGGCTGATGAGGGCGGCCGGGATCACCCTGCACAGCGCCCGCCAGACCATCGGCGCCCGCGCCGCCGGGGCCACCGAGGCCGAGCGGCTCGGTGAGGAGCGGGGCGCCCCGCTCCTCACCATGCAGCGCGTGACCTTCGACGACACCGGCCGCGCCGTGGAGTTCGGCACCCACACCTACCGGCCCGACCGCTACTCGTTCGAGTTCCAACTGCTCGTACGGTCGTGA
- a CDS encoding FHA domain-containing protein — translation MSSVIVGRTGPFSGQSVVLGAASLRFGRKSDNDVIIVSTRASRLHAEIVAEGDAFVLHDHNSRNGTYVNDRRVTRHVLEHGDVIRIGDETFAFETQEALETVMDLSQLDIPRAAAPADPAGLRVTVAGGGPVGLAFALMLENALAGRVSITVYEGRWTRTGSEVAWKDETHGNVRRQQVVTVQSRQYLALTEEIQAALFSDAAHFSEMWPVGPDSVGGRPPRNIRIAYVEDRLLDLANSKAAIRLVPKRFDPSEHESRLTQEHVLVICEGGRSRTREHYGDRFGAADASIYSLDGEHLQDVVLGLRVKSPLTDQMSVLLTVSQNRFLLNSLRGEGFLNMRLTREEAKAVIGIDPVRQVFEECIAARPCVMSRHEDNEFVCPTHGTLFLPALLRGSPLWKRIQEGLRLFGVAEDDLSAITSFRLDMVQRPRFTAQLSRSTATSPGTYGFLLGDAANAIHFWPGRGLNSGLASAVSLARSLGQTWRGRPLRDADFIRHEAAMSMLQYRHKSRAWNAMVATDETGVTRAIKDIIARSMEQDPVRGPARVPAVGPEAERPDLEALFERMRAIRERLAPRLPGMPADRELRDHLATLAPTTLRTLQESGAWDTLIVGGEEVDIDLFYQSDAPVYVARPTDPRTLGPDSGPQQTTFNPA, via the coding sequence GTGTCGTCGGTCATCGTGGGACGCACGGGTCCCTTCAGCGGTCAGAGTGTGGTGCTGGGCGCCGCTTCCCTGCGGTTCGGGCGCAAGAGCGACAACGACGTGATCATCGTCAGCACCCGAGCCTCCCGCCTGCACGCCGAGATCGTCGCGGAGGGTGACGCGTTCGTCCTCCACGACCACAACAGCAGGAACGGCACCTATGTCAACGACCGGCGCGTCACACGGCACGTGCTGGAGCACGGCGACGTCATCCGGATCGGTGACGAGACCTTCGCGTTCGAGACGCAGGAAGCCCTGGAGACGGTCATGGACCTCTCCCAGCTCGACATTCCGCGCGCCGCGGCCCCTGCTGACCCCGCCGGCCTCCGCGTCACGGTCGCCGGCGGGGGTCCGGTCGGCCTCGCCTTCGCCCTGATGCTGGAGAACGCGCTGGCGGGGCGCGTGTCGATCACCGTCTACGAGGGACGGTGGACCAGGACCGGCTCCGAGGTGGCCTGGAAGGACGAGACCCACGGAAACGTCCGCCGCCAGCAGGTCGTGACCGTCCAGAGCCGGCAGTACCTCGCGCTGACGGAGGAGATACAGGCCGCGCTGTTCTCCGACGCGGCCCACTTCTCCGAGATGTGGCCCGTCGGGCCGGACTCCGTCGGCGGCAGGCCTCCCCGCAACATCCGGATCGCCTACGTCGAGGACCGGCTGCTGGACCTGGCCAACAGCAAGGCCGCCATCCGGCTCGTGCCCAAGCGCTTCGACCCGTCGGAGCACGAGAGCCGGCTCACCCAGGAACACGTCCTGGTGATCTGCGAGGGCGGACGGTCCCGCACGCGCGAGCACTACGGCGACCGCTTCGGCGCAGCCGACGCCTCCATCTACTCCCTCGATGGCGAGCACCTCCAGGACGTGGTGCTGGGGCTGCGGGTCAAGTCGCCGCTCACGGATCAGATGAGCGTCCTGCTGACCGTGTCGCAGAACAGGTTCCTGCTCAACTCCCTGCGTGGCGAGGGCTTCCTGAACATGAGGCTCACCCGTGAGGAGGCCAAGGCCGTCATCGGTATCGATCCCGTCCGCCAGGTCTTCGAGGAGTGCATCGCCGCACGCCCCTGCGTGATGAGCCGCCACGAGGACAACGAGTTCGTCTGCCCCACCCACGGCACCCTCTTCCTGCCCGCCCTGTTGCGCGGCTCACCCCTGTGGAAGCGGATCCAGGAGGGCCTCAGGCTGTTCGGCGTGGCCGAGGACGACCTCAGCGCGATCACCTCGTTCCGGCTGGACATGGTGCAGCGCCCCCGGTTCACGGCGCAGCTCAGCCGCTCCACCGCGACGAGCCCGGGAACCTACGGCTTCCTGCTGGGCGACGCGGCCAACGCCATTCACTTCTGGCCGGGGCGCGGCCTCAACAGCGGTCTGGCCTCCGCGGTGTCCCTCGCCCGCTCGCTCGGCCAGACGTGGCGGGGACGGCCTCTGCGTGACGCCGACTTCATCCGGCACGAGGCCGCGATGTCCATGCTGCAGTACCGGCACAAGAGCCGTGCGTGGAACGCCATGGTCGCCACCGACGAAACAGGTGTCACCCGCGCCATCAAGGACATCATCGCCCGCAGCATGGAGCAGGACCCGGTCCGGGGCCCTGCCCGGGTGCCGGCCGTCGGTCCCGAGGCGGAGCGGCCCGACCTGGAGGCACTGTTCGAGCGGATGCGCGCGATACGTGAGCGTCTCGCACCCCGCCTCCCCGGCATGCCCGCCGACCGGGAACTGCGCGACCACCTCGCCACGCTCGCGCCGACGACCCTGCGGACACTTCAGGAAAGCGGCGCGTGGGACACGCTGATCGTCGGCGGCGAGGAGGTCGACATCGACCTCTTCTACCAGTCGGACGCTCCCGTCTATGTCGCCCGCCCCACGGACCCACGGACTCTCGGCCCCGATTCCGGCCCTCAGCAGACGACCTTCAACCCGGCCTGA